One Methylobacterium sp. AMS5 genomic region harbors:
- a CDS encoding flagellar hook capping FlgD N-terminal domain-containing protein has protein sequence MAAGITSNTSSTSITGASAASTTDTKSIAGNFTQFLTLLTTQLKNQNPLDPLDTNQFTQQLVQFAGVEQQLKTNSSLDTILTNSKAASASSASGLIGRTITADGAATDLTNGKATWTLTPERAAARAVITLKASDGTVVATKTTTLKAGPQPFEWDGTGTSGLTAKDGRYAITVDALDTTGTKVAVDTKVSGIVDGVDLSGSEPVLTIGSARVPASSVKTLSAPTS, from the coding sequence ATGGCCGCCGGCATCACGAGCAATACGAGCAGCACCAGCATCACCGGCGCGAGTGCCGCCTCGACCACCGACACGAAGTCGATCGCGGGCAACTTCACGCAGTTCCTGACGCTGCTGACCACGCAGCTCAAGAACCAGAACCCGCTCGATCCGCTCGACACCAACCAGTTCACCCAGCAGCTCGTGCAGTTCGCGGGCGTCGAGCAGCAGCTCAAGACTAATTCCTCGCTCGACACGATCCTGACCAACTCCAAGGCCGCATCGGCCTCGTCCGCCTCCGGCCTGATCGGCCGGACGATCACGGCGGACGGCGCCGCCACCGATCTGACGAACGGCAAGGCGACCTGGACGCTGACCCCGGAGCGGGCCGCCGCCAGGGCCGTCATCACCCTCAAGGCCAGCGACGGCACCGTGGTGGCCACCAAGACCACGACGCTCAAGGCCGGCCCGCAACCCTTCGAATGGGACGGCACCGGGACCTCAGGCCTCACGGCCAAGGACGGGCGCTACGCGATCACCGTGGATGCCCTCGATACGACGGGGACGAAGGTCGCCGTCGACACCAAGGTTTCGGGAATTGTGGACGGCGTCGACCTCAGCGGCTCCGAACCCGTGCTGACGATCGGCTCGGCCCGCGTGCCGGCTTCGAGCGTGAAAACGCTTTCCGCACCAACCTCTTGA
- a CDS encoding DUF1153 domain-containing protein — MTETPRPRVKYVIGPDGSPLTIADLPPVTTRRWVIRRKAEVVAAVRGGLLSLEEACQRYTLTTEEFLSWQYSIDQHGLAGLRTTRIQHYRH, encoded by the coding sequence ATGACCGAAACACCCCGGCCCCGCGTGAAGTATGTGATTGGGCCCGACGGCAGCCCCCTGACGATCGCCGATCTTCCCCCCGTCACCACCCGTCGCTGGGTCATCCGCCGAAAGGCCGAGGTCGTGGCCGCGGTGCGCGGCGGCCTGCTCAGCCTGGAGGAGGCCTGCCAACGCTACACCCTGACCACGGAAGAATTTTTGAGCTGGCAGTACTCCATCGACCAGCACGGACTCGCCGGCCTGCGCACCACGCGCATCCAGCACTACCGTCACTGA